Proteins from one uncultured Cohaesibacter sp. genomic window:
- the mgrA gene encoding L-glyceraldehyde 3-phosphate reductase, giving the protein MTYTASDKRYDTMPYRRCGKSGLKLPAVSLGLWNNFGYDTPHFTKQEMCRTAFDLGITHFDLANNYGPPAGAAEEAFGDILKTDFKPYRDEMIISSKAGYDMWPGPYGEWGSRKYLIASCDQSLKRMGLDYVDIFYSHRFDPNTPLEETMGALDTLVRQGKALYVGISSYNSQRTREAVKILDELGTPCLIHQPSYNMLNRWVERDGLKDTLKELGVGSIAFTPLAQGMLSNKYLNGIPADSRAASGRFLKKEMITERAVEHLKKLNEIAARRGQTLAQMAIAWVLRDEGITTALIGASRASQIVDCVGAVENLDFTAEELAEIDLYAQDEDINIWKKSSDL; this is encoded by the coding sequence ATGACTTATACTGCATCTGATAAACGCTACGACACCATGCCTTACCGTCGGTGTGGCAAGTCGGGGCTTAAATTGCCTGCGGTTTCGCTTGGGCTCTGGAACAACTTTGGCTATGACACTCCGCATTTCACCAAGCAGGAAATGTGTCGGACCGCATTCGATCTGGGCATTACTCACTTCGATCTGGCCAACAATTATGGCCCTCCTGCTGGCGCTGCCGAAGAAGCCTTCGGTGACATTCTCAAGACCGACTTCAAACCCTATCGCGATGAAATGATCATTTCTTCAAAGGCGGGCTATGACATGTGGCCTGGGCCTTATGGGGAATGGGGTAGCCGGAAATATCTGATCGCGTCTTGCGATCAATCCTTGAAGCGCATGGGGCTCGACTATGTCGATATTTTTTATTCCCACCGCTTCGACCCCAACACGCCTCTGGAAGAAACCATGGGGGCGCTTGATACGCTGGTGCGTCAGGGCAAGGCGCTCTATGTGGGCATTTCGTCCTACAATTCCCAGCGTACGCGGGAAGCGGTCAAGATTCTTGATGAGCTCGGTACGCCATGCCTTATCCACCAGCCGAGCTACAATATGCTCAATCGTTGGGTTGAACGCGATGGACTGAAGGATACACTCAAGGAGCTTGGTGTGGGCTCGATTGCCTTTACGCCATTGGCTCAGGGCATGTTGTCCAACAAGTATCTTAACGGCATTCCGGCTGATTCGCGTGCTGCTTCGGGTCGCTTCCTCAAGAAGGAAATGATCACGGAACGCGCTGTCGAGCATCTCAAGAAGCTCAACGAGATTGCCGCTCGTCGCGGTCAGACGTTGGCACAGATGGCGATTGCGTGGGTGTTGCGCGATGAGGGCATCACCACGGCGCTGATCGGGGCGTCTCGTGCGTCGCAGATCGTTGATTGCGTAGGCGCGGTTGAAAATCTCGATTTCACAGCGGAAGAACTGGCTGAGATTGATCTTTATGCGCAGGATGAGGACATCAATATCTGGAAGAAATCATCCGATCTGTGA
- a CDS encoding EamA family transporter has protein sequence MRNLILSWQFWAVLSACFAALTAIFAKVGVSGIGSDFATFIRTIVILLALAAMLSATGGWDSLSSLSSKSILFLVLSGLATGASWICYFRALKIGQASQVAPIDKMSVVLVAIFGAIFLGEQLSLGGWLGVGFIATGAVLVALF, from the coding sequence ATGCGGAATCTAATCCTTTCATGGCAGTTCTGGGCCGTTCTTTCGGCCTGCTTTGCTGCATTGACGGCCATTTTTGCCAAGGTGGGCGTATCGGGCATTGGGTCGGATTTCGCAACCTTCATACGCACAATCGTTATTCTGCTTGCTCTGGCCGCCATGCTCAGCGCGACAGGCGGCTGGGACAGCCTTTCCAGCCTATCGTCAAAATCAATTCTCTTTCTGGTCCTTTCCGGTCTGGCCACAGGCGCATCATGGATTTGCTATTTCCGCGCCCTCAAAATCGGACAGGCCTCTCAGGTTGCCCCCATAGACAAAATGAGCGTTGTGCTCGTTGCCATCTTCGGCGCCATCTTCCTTGGCGAACAGCTCTCCCTTGGTGGCTGGCTCGGCGTTGGCTTCATCGCCACAGGAGCCGTGCTCGTTGCCCTTTTCTAA
- a CDS encoding DUF1989 domain-containing protein → MSNIVLPADADARRAIKPVICYPTETLPKPDIGLYQAAFAGAEKIDEVIIPARDAASIEVPAGHLLRIICPEGPQVGDLDLFNSANLDERFYSGKTRALHGTHVSIGDQLWSSFPYMRPMATVMEDTLAWYGIDEYGGSVHDVIGTRCDPYTGRVLNGVDYHYCCHSNLTRALARARELSLPEAEKYVHDVLNVFMCTGFTRDTGQYFMKASPVRPGDTLGLFAEIDLLAVQSACPGGDCSSEHSSDAAQCYPLKMEVYKPVAGSLEGWQSPAVNAYDGSHGC, encoded by the coding sequence ATGTCCAACATCGTTCTTCCTGCTGATGCGGATGCGCGTCGCGCGATCAAACCCGTTATTTGTTATCCGACCGAGACCTTGCCCAAGCCGGATATCGGGCTTTATCAGGCTGCTTTTGCGGGGGCCGAGAAGATTGATGAAGTCATCATTCCGGCGCGAGATGCGGCCAGCATTGAGGTGCCTGCAGGGCATCTGCTGCGTATCATCTGTCCGGAAGGGCCGCAGGTGGGGGATCTTGATCTCTTCAACAGCGCCAATCTCGACGAGCGTTTTTATTCAGGCAAGACTCGCGCGCTGCATGGAACTCATGTGAGCATTGGCGATCAGCTCTGGTCGAGCTTTCCCTATATGCGGCCGATGGCGACCGTTATGGAAGACACGCTGGCATGGTATGGCATCGATGAATATGGCGGCTCGGTGCATGACGTGATTGGTACGCGCTGTGATCCCTATACGGGGCGTGTTCTCAACGGGGTGGATTATCACTATTGTTGCCACTCGAACCTGACGCGCGCTTTGGCGCGGGCGCGCGAGCTCAGCCTGCCTGAAGCGGAGAAATATGTACATGATGTGCTCAATGTCTTCATGTGCACCGGCTTTACGCGGGATACGGGGCAATATTTCATGAAGGCCAGCCCGGTGCGGCCCGGCGACACTCTGGGGCTGTTTGCCGAGATTGATCTCTTGGCAGTACAGAGCGCTTGTCCGGGCGGGGATTGCTCATCTGAACATTCCAGCGATGCGGCACAATGCTATCCCTTGAAGATGGAAGTTTATAAGCCTGTTGCGGGAAGTCTGGAGGGCTGGCAAAGCCCCGCTGTGAATGCTTATGATGGCAGTCACGGCTGTTAA
- a CDS encoding GNAT family N-acetyltransferase encodes MIRSFTSEDTDAVIAIWQSASELAHSFLPADFMIKAERLTREVYLPQAETWVFVRNGAIVGFIGLIDDYIGGLFVDPSHHGEGIGRALVDKAVAEKGSLTVEVFVDNAIGRRFYAAYGFTGDKQVSDPHSGFPLLQLTYEVTV; translated from the coding sequence ATGATCCGGTCATTTACATCTGAAGACACCGACGCCGTGATTGCCATCTGGCAATCTGCCAGCGAGCTGGCGCATTCCTTTCTTCCTGCCGATTTTATGATCAAGGCCGAGCGGTTGACCCGAGAGGTCTATCTCCCGCAAGCCGAGACATGGGTCTTTGTGCGCAATGGCGCAATTGTCGGCTTTATCGGACTGATCGACGACTATATCGGCGGACTGTTTGTCGACCCCTCTCATCATGGCGAGGGCATAGGGCGGGCGCTCGTCGATAAGGCTGTGGCAGAGAAGGGATCCTTGACGGTTGAGGTGTTTGTCGACAATGCCATCGGACGGCGCTTTTACGCAGCCTATGGCTTCACCGGCGATAAGCAGGTGAGCGACCCGCATTCGGGTTTTCCGTTGTTACAGCTCACCTATGAGGTGACAGTTTAA
- a CDS encoding bifunctional aconitate hydratase 2/2-methylisocitrate dehydratase — protein sequence MTLYTDYLDEIETRKIQGLHPKPIDDAALLNEIIAQIKDTGNEHRKDSLYHFIYNTLPGTTSAAGAKAAFLKEIILGNEVVEEITPTYAFELLSHMKGGPSIEVLLDLALGDDDAIAKQAAEVLKMQVFLYEADMERLESAYKAGNAIAKDVLESYAKAEFFTKLPDVEEEVEVVTYVAAEGDISTDLLSPGNQAHSRSDRELHGKCMISEKAQKEIEALKLQHPQKRVMLVAEKGTMGVGSSRMSGVNNVALWTGKPASPYVPFVNFAPVVAGTNGISPIFLTTVDVTGGIGLDLKNWVKKVDPDGKPILNNDGNPVLEQKYSVETGTVLKINTKEKKLYNEDGSEELTDVSKSFTPQKLEFMKAGSSYAIVFGKKLQTFAAETLGIEAPTVFAPPKEVTNEGQGLTAVEKIFNKNAVGVNSELPLLAGSDVRVKVNIVGSQDTTGLMTSQELEAMAATVISPTLDGAYQSGCHTASVWDLKAQANIPRLMKFMNDFGLITGRDPKDVYPPLTDVIHKMLNDLTVDDWDIIIGGDSHTRMSKGVAFGADSGTVALALATGEASMPIPESVKVTFKGKMADHMDFRDVVHATQAQMLKQHGDNVFQGRVIEVHIGTLLADQAFTFTDWTAEMKAKASICISNDETLIGSLELAKSRIQGMIDKGMDNEKKVLQGLIDKANKRIDEIKSGEKPALRPDDNAQYFAEVVVDLDEIVEPMIADPDVNNADVSKRYTHDTIRPISYYHAEKKVDLGFVGSCMVHKGDIKIVAKMLRNLEAAKGKVEFKAPLVVAAPTYNIIDELKEEGDWDVLQKYSGFEFDDLAPKGTARTEYENILYLERPGCNLCMGNQEKAEKGDTVLATSTRLFQGRVVEDSEEKRGESLLASTPVVVLSAILGRTPTLEEYKTAVEGIDLTKFAPPKEIPGTTRSVHF from the coding sequence ATGACCTTATATACAGACTATCTAGACGAAATCGAAACTCGCAAGATTCAAGGGTTGCACCCCAAGCCTATTGATGATGCCGCTCTCTTGAATGAGATTATTGCGCAGATCAAGGACACCGGCAACGAGCACCGGAAAGATTCTCTCTATCACTTCATCTATAATACGCTGCCCGGGACCACGAGCGCAGCGGGGGCAAAAGCGGCCTTTCTTAAAGAGATCATTCTGGGCAATGAAGTCGTTGAGGAAATCACTCCGACTTATGCATTCGAGCTTCTCTCCCATATGAAGGGTGGACCGTCGATCGAGGTTCTGCTCGATCTTGCCCTTGGTGATGATGACGCCATTGCCAAACAGGCCGCCGAGGTGCTGAAGATGCAGGTCTTCCTGTATGAAGCCGATATGGAACGCCTCGAAAGCGCCTACAAGGCTGGCAATGCGATTGCCAAAGACGTTCTGGAGAGCTATGCGAAGGCAGAATTCTTCACCAAGCTTCCTGACGTGGAAGAAGAAGTGGAAGTGGTCACCTATGTCGCCGCAGAAGGCGATATCTCCACCGACCTTCTGTCTCCGGGCAATCAGGCCCATTCCCGCTCCGACCGCGAACTGCATGGCAAATGCATGATCTCGGAAAAGGCGCAGAAGGAAATCGAAGCACTGAAGCTGCAGCATCCGCAAAAACGAGTCATGCTTGTGGCGGAAAAAGGCACCATGGGTGTGGGCTCTTCGCGCATGTCTGGCGTTAACAATGTGGCGCTGTGGACCGGCAAGCCTGCCAGCCCTTATGTGCCTTTCGTCAATTTCGCTCCGGTGGTTGCCGGCACCAACGGTATTTCACCGATTTTCCTGACCACGGTCGATGTGACTGGTGGTATTGGCCTTGACCTTAAAAACTGGGTCAAGAAGGTTGATCCGGATGGGAAACCGATCCTCAATAACGATGGCAACCCTGTTCTCGAGCAGAAATACTCCGTTGAGACGGGCACAGTTCTCAAGATCAACACCAAAGAGAAGAAGCTTTATAATGAGGATGGTTCTGAAGAGCTGACGGATGTTTCCAAATCCTTCACGCCGCAGAAGCTTGAATTCATGAAGGCTGGCAGCTCCTATGCGATTGTCTTTGGCAAGAAGCTGCAGACATTTGCTGCCGAAACCCTTGGTATTGAAGCGCCGACCGTCTTTGCTCCACCCAAGGAAGTGACCAATGAAGGGCAGGGCCTGACAGCTGTAGAGAAAATCTTCAACAAGAATGCTGTGGGCGTGAATTCCGAACTGCCGCTGCTTGCTGGTTCCGACGTGCGCGTCAAGGTGAATATCGTCGGCTCGCAGGACACTACGGGTCTGATGACGTCGCAGGAACTGGAAGCCATGGCGGCAACCGTGATCTCGCCAACGCTGGACGGGGCCTATCAGTCTGGTTGCCATACGGCGTCTGTTTGGGATCTCAAGGCGCAGGCGAATATTCCGCGGCTCATGAAATTCATGAATGACTTTGGTCTCATCACCGGTCGTGACCCGAAAGATGTCTATCCGCCACTGACGGACGTGATCCATAAGATGCTGAACGATCTGACCGTGGATGACTGGGACATCATTATCGGTGGCGACAGTCATACCCGTATGTCAAAGGGCGTTGCTTTCGGGGCCGACTCAGGCACCGTTGCATTGGCTCTGGCCACGGGCGAAGCCTCCATGCCTATTCCGGAATCCGTCAAGGTGACCTTCAAGGGCAAGATGGCCGATCACATGGACTTCCGCGATGTGGTGCACGCAACCCAGGCTCAGATGCTCAAGCAGCATGGGGACAACGTCTTCCAGGGGCGCGTGATTGAAGTGCATATCGGCACGCTGTTGGCAGACCAGGCCTTCACCTTCACCGATTGGACTGCAGAAATGAAGGCCAAGGCTTCTATCTGTATCTCCAACGATGAAACCTTGATCGGGTCGCTTGAGCTGGCCAAGAGCCGCATTCAGGGAATGATCGACAAGGGCATGGACAATGAGAAGAAGGTTCTGCAGGGTCTGATCGACAAGGCGAACAAGCGCATCGACGAAATCAAGTCTGGCGAGAAACCGGCTTTGCGTCCTGATGACAATGCGCAATATTTCGCTGAAGTCGTGGTTGATCTGGACGAGATCGTCGAGCCAATGATTGCCGATCCGGATGTCAACAACGCCGATGTTTCCAAGCGTTACACCCATGATACGATCCGTCCAATCTCCTATTATCATGCGGAGAAGAAGGTTGATCTGGGCTTCGTCGGGTCTTGCATGGTGCATAAGGGCGATATCAAGATCGTGGCCAAGATGCTGCGCAACCTTGAAGCAGCCAAAGGCAAGGTCGAGTTCAAGGCGCCACTGGTTGTTGCCGCGCCGACCTACAACATCATCGATGAGCTGAAAGAAGAAGGCGACTGGGACGTTCTTCAGAAATATTCCGGTTTCGAGTTTGATGACCTGGCGCCAAAGGGCACAGCTCGAACCGAGTATGAGAATATTCTCTATCTGGAGCGTCCGGGCTGTAACCTCTGTATGGGTAACCAGGAGAAAGCCGAGAAGGGCGATACCGTTCTGGCGACCTCCACACGCCTCTTCCAGGGTCGTGTTGTGGAAGACAGCGAAGAGAAGAGGGGGGAATCCCTGCTGGCCTCTACGCCGGTTGTTGTTCTCTCTGCAATCCTTGGCCGTACGCCAACCCTTGAGGAATACAAGACTGCGGTTGAAGGCATCGACCTGACCAAGTTTGCTCCTCCGAAGGAGATACCGGGAACCACACGGTCCGTGCATTTCTAA